Genomic window (Carassius auratus strain Wakin unplaced genomic scaffold, ASM336829v1 scaf_tig00016667, whole genome shotgun sequence):
catgtgtaaggtttctctccagtatggatcctctcatgttttgTCAGGGATCCTGTCCGACCGAATCTctcgtcacagtgtgaacacttgtaaggtttctcttcagtgtggatcctctcatgttttgTCAGGGATCCTGTCCGaccgaatctcttgtcacagtgtgaacacttgtaaggtttctctccagtatgaatcctctcatgttttgTCAGGGGTCCTGTCTGACCGAATCTcttttcacagtgtgaacacttgtaaggtttctctccagtgtggatcctctcatgtactTTCTGGTCTCCtaaccgactgaatctcttgtcacagtgtgaacacttgtaaggtttctctccagtgtggatcctctcatgtgttttcagatatcctaaccgactgaatctcttgtcacattgTGAACACTCGAAagttttctctccagtgtggatcatctcatgttttCTCTGAGTTGCTAACTGaccgaatctcttgtcacagtgtgaacacttgtaaggtttctctccagtgtggatcctctggtgctgtttcaaactttcagctctaataaaagtcttctcacactcaaagcacatataTTCTCTCACACCAGTGTGTATCTTCTGATGTACTTTTAAACTCTGCAGACGTGAAAAACACTTTCCACATAAAgcacatgaatgtggtttctcctttgaatGAACTTTCAGGTGACCCTTCAGTGATGAGgcccacaaaaatgtttttccacactgatcacattcaaaaggtttctctccagtgtgaattttcatgtgaTCCTTTAGGGTTGATGATTGTGTGAAAcacttcccgcactgatcacaaggGAACTGTTTCtgtccagtgtggatcctcatgtgaacCTCAAGACTCTGTTTGTTTGTCAAACTccttccacactgagtgcaggtgaaagatttcttgtctcttctcttctttaaatctttctgtttggtttgagagcgTTCTTCATCCTCCTCGTTTTCTTCGACCAACTCTGAAAATGAagcatataaaaacattttttttactgtgaaatgtaaaagaaagaaataaaagccATGAAAGTGAACCctgctgttttattattatatctattcTTGTAACTATAACTTAATAATTattgaacatttttaaacaatagaGGCACGTGACAGTAAATATTCTTGATTAACTACACAATTATCTAACATGActtgtgttaaaaataaaatcaataaaaagtgacgtgacatacagccaagtgtggtgacctATACTGCTCtgctttaacccatccaaagtgaacacacacagcagtgcggGGCTCTgaaccggtgtcctgacattttatcctaccctgtcagattttcctaccgaggtttactgcgcacgcgcacatcaatatcgcgtcctttgtctcatgctaaacaacgatatttaatggatctgcattactgtaagggtaggtttagggttgggctaggtgtagactttaataaaaacgcaatttaATTGGTAGaaactaatatttattgttggtttcctgtaactgtatcccttctagctacaaccgcgaatataacacataattactgtatttgcagtactgtaagggtatgattagggttgtggtaggtgtagacattaataaatcataactttacagtagcatttttcgttgtacccactgttttagtgggaggtaggaaaatctgacagcgtaggacaaatcgacagaacaccggttcaaggaacgaaaaccaGAAACGTACGAAATTTGGACAGgaacagaaacaaaatcaaattttatagttccgaacagaatcgaatATTCAAAATGGACATTAACGGGATAATAGTGTTATTTcatcgttccatttaatatttgaaatttgctgtcaatgaATCACGAATTCCAGTAGTACGGCATATAcaaatgtgacgctgaagccagtgagtgaaatgtccgctcagctgtgaactcatcataggcGAGTCGTGATAGGATCGTGtgagatgaattcaacagatcacacaCCTGCAGCACTTCTGTGAATGGAGAAAACTGAAAAACTAACCCCTATAGGCTTACACAAAAAGGAATATAggcatatacactaaatatatttcacttaaatccTATTGAAGGATTAACGAAACGAAAGAGAGAGTGTGCTAAATTACGATTCATTGTGACACGTTCCAAAGTTTTCGGAAAAGGAAAACGAAACTGCAGAGAGAAGTTgactttattttgcaaaagctttacagttttaattattttgcaaaagctgaCAGCTTTGAATAATGTCTTGCTTCTATATAACCAATTAGCTTTGGTATGACCATCGCGCTGACACAAcatcattttgctttattttattttgttaatgtacaGGCTTTAATAgagtttaagaaataaataaaaagttagacTACTCCGTTGAACAACATGTCAGAGTGACCGCGCCTCAATGTGCTGATAAAGCCGATTTGAAGGATGATGTTTTATGTAGATAAAAGTACAAACACTAGCctatataataaacaatattttaggaTCCAGATACGTctggaacatggaaacatttggatccGTCCCAGATGAGAGATGCACTCATCTTTTTGTGAGTGAGGGCTCCCTGAAGGGATAAAATAGTCTTGAGGGCTACTTGTTTGTTATAggcacatgcacgcacgcacacacacacaaagtttcaagttttgaaaaatacaacaacaaacagtaatattgttaaatattatgacaattgaATTTATACGTTTCTTTTGTCCTAAAAATAGGCTGAAGGGGGTGGGGATCGTCTTATATTCGCGATATACCCTAGACAAAATCACGGGGGGAAAGGCAGAAAGAACAACGGCATAAATATGAAATAGTGACTGAatgatttcggctatacttgcATGTAAAATTAGAAAAGCAACATAATATCtgtgtttaactaaattaaatgctGCTCCTCTGCCGCGCGAGACGTCGAGAGAACAAGAGAGGTGCGCGCACAAGacgcagagagagaaagacggagacagtgttgccagattggaaatgtccaagtatcgtaccagaagttcaaaattatcgtatttggaagaaaattttCGTACACGAGTCAAAATAGTTATctattctaaaccaacaacattttgacACTACCTGCAAATTACCAAGATAACAAGGCGTAttgttggacggaagcagtgagACCAAATACTATCCCAGTGACTGTCTGCGTCGcagtgcatatttaaacatattaaaatgatttttaacactTGCTTTGTCGTGTCCGGTGAAGAAGGAATTTAGCTGTTTCTGCGTGGTGCAGTTAACTCCACATCTGAGCCGCTAAAAAGTAGTAAACGTCATCTGACGAGGTAGTAAATTTTCGAAGCCCCATCTAACTGGGTCTATATCATGAGTGTCCAAACTACAGTCCAGTTTTTATTGGCCCGCAGCCAGGGTCCGAATTTAACACCCGCCAAGCGCCAAGTACGCAAGTTAGATTTTCTGTTTGGCGAGTAAATCTCAAAAGGCTATCTGCCACACTGGCGGGTGAATGTTCATCATaccaaaatagtaataaaaaaaattacaattgccTTGTGTAATGTTATAATGCCTGGAAATTAGTTCAAATCTCCTGCGAATCTAGAGCGAGTGAGCGAGCAAAAGTACGCAAGCAAACCGTGTAGCAAGCGCACGGCAGATAGGAAGAGACCttgcatatgtgtgtgtctgtctctctctctctctctctctctctctctcatgcagtgGTGATgcgcagtgttgggcagtagcgtcgctacaagcagcgaagctactagtttaactacatttctcagttgcttggtcgtagcttcgctgctttctaaatcaaatagcttttcagtagcgaagtttttttttttttttaccaagtagtgcggtagcttccacacaagctacattttcgcaagcatttctaaagcgcaaactcaaatcgggaaatacaactgctaaaatcgctgatcctggatcagtagtgatgcgacggcgctacttcatcttgttcgtgtttacggtggatagcaaccaaccatctctatgatgcattaccgccaccttctgctccggatggtaccactccttggccagtctcgcaaaaaattatttgatgaaatgatggcataggatgaggtcggagaacagttaatcccgaggagtgagtcgccgtggctgtacctcgacaagtacatgacactgaccgagataacagagagaaaatatgttttcagatgctgcttgtaaaaattatcagggtccagcctggccatttttttttttactgtttggaggtcttgcattttgttctgcaaaggcctacagtatattaagcatgtccatgcaacaggtgcatacacttacttgtgcccacattgttaattacatgtattttgattgtttttgttgccaaattgataaggaacacaaaaaactattaaaactaaacaattacacttgcctatctgtttgactgacagttttgagcactgcgatagcattgacttgtaataaaacgtgttcaacataaaatttttattttaaaagtagcttagatgtagcaagctactgttgatgtagcttagcttgctacatttcccaggggggtaacttcagtgtagtgaagcttcatttactgtagagtaactggtagcttagctcactagtacattttccaagtagcttgcccaacactggtgaCGCGTTCATATAAACGGCACCTAAacgctgcaaaaaaaatattatgtcatATGACATTTAGGTCTGTGAGGcaagtagcctaggctacctatACGCTGAGTTTCGGTTGtgattatacaaaataatgaaacatggattaaaattaagataaaatttatacaaaacgaaattgGTTTCAAAgagatattttgtgtttttgacagTGCTTGGCTTGTGTCCAGTGTTgaagttatttgtttattaatgaaatactgttattatagtgtacaattgcactttattattacacattgtgTAGCTGTTCTAAAGGTCCAGTCTGTCTTTTCCTTTTACAGCAAAACCTTTCTATTTGGTACCATGTCCTGAAAGATCTTAATAACCTCATCTTTTATGATTGGGATGTCTTTTTCAATGGCCAGAAGCAGAAGATCAGAGAGTCGTTCTTGTCCACACGCATTACGAAGTTTCGTTTTCACCAGCTTCAACTTCGAGAATGAGCGTTTAACAGTGGCTGTTGAGACAGGTAGTGTTCCAAAGATTTTCAGCAGCTTAAAAAGTGTTGGAAACGCAACATGAGCATCAAAATCCTTAAATGTTTCCAAAATTGCACGGGCACTCATTTGTGAGCATGTGAATGAAGAGTGGAAAACTCTAAGCTCAGTTCGCAGCTGTTCCTCCTCCTCTTGAAATCCGTAAAACTCACAGAGAGTATGGGCAGCTTTAAGTGCTTCAGCATCTGCAGTGTCTTTCCACTTTGATGGCTCAATCAAACAATGCAGTGACATCACAATTTTGTCAGTGTTCCCCTTCCCTTGAAATCGCCTGTGGAGTTCCTGAATCAGGGAATCCAAAAAAGTGAAGTACATCCTTCCTCTGTAGTACTCCTCTAAAGTCTGTGGCTGGTGGTCCTCTGTTGCTGATGTGGAGCAGTACTTAAACTTTGGTGGTACTTTCCGCCGCCTTGCTTGTCCTATAATCTCTTCAGGCACACTGATACCTCTTGTCTCTGCTTGAATGGtagcattgtgaaatatttctttGAATTGCTCTTCAGTCCTCAGTGTGTTCATTCTGCTTATGACACCATTTACAACAGTGTATGCTGCTCCCAAGTCCAAGTCTTGCCGCTGAAGAGCATTTGAAGCAACTGCTGTTTCCATGAATATTGGAGTTGTTATCTCCAAGCAAAGAATAAATTCAATGTTAATGCTGTGCAACAGCATGTGTGCGTCCCCTGCTGCCAGATCAGGTGGCTCAGACTTGGTCAGATCTTCCAGGAATTGCACAACTGCAGGGAGGCATTTTCTGAGAGTCCTGAGGGCTGTTTCCCTGCAGGTCCATCGGGTGTCTGAGAGCTTCTGTAGCTCAAGGGGACGCTGGCCAGGATTCATGGCTTGCTGTGTTTGAACAAAAGCTGCATGTCGTTTTGTGGAGTTGGCAATGAAGGTGTAAAGTTTTTCAACTACTGTAAAAAAACTGACAAAGTGAATGCTTGACTTTGCACTCTCCACTCTGGTTCTCCTTTAGCAAGTTCATTACTAGGTTTTCAAGCTGTTCTCCTGTTGTTGACTGAACATCACAGAGCTGAATGAAGCGCTCCTTTATGGTCATGTCATGTACATAACGCACCACAAAGCACACCTGTTCGATGTGATACATCAGTAGTCTCATcaagtaaaaatgaaaatattgacgCTTCCCTTACTTCTTTCAGTATTTCCTGTTTCACATAAATAGCCATTGCTCTAATTAGGTCATTTTGTATTCGGTTTGAGAGGAGAGATACCTGAGGTTTTTGACATGatgcttgtttttcttttatgttgTCAAGATGAAGCTTAAGGACACTGTCATATTGGCCAACCAACTCTACAAGTTCTAAGAAATTTCCTTTGTTTGAACTTGAGAGGCTTTCATTGTCACCTCTGAATGGCATGCCTTGTTTCGCCAAGTACAATATAATATCAATCAGTCGGTAGATAATCTCCctatttttttgcttttctctttctttggCTGCTTGCATCTCAACGTCGGCCTTTTCCAATGCTGTATccaatgcttttcttttaaatgcattCCATCGAATCATGCCTAGCATGTTTGACTCTGTCCTGCTATGCTCCTTCATTTTTCCTTTGGCTTGCTTCCACAGACTTAACCCCACTGACTTCCAACCTGTCCTGCTCTTATATTTTTCATCATTCATGAAAAGCCTACAGCTGAAACAGTACATAGCATCATTCTCAGGAGAATACTCTAACCAGGGGTGTTCTTCATACCACTGTCTCTGAAACGAACGTCCTTGATCATTTTTTGGGAACAGCAAAATTGGACGACATGGTCCTACTGAATTTGAAAATTTTGTGAAGGCCACATTGTATGTTACATTGTATTTCTTTACATGAGCAGGATCTGATGGATTTTGTAACTGAAGCAAAAACTCAAAGTCTTCTGGCTTTTTCTCCCTTGTATACATGGCTGTGGCTGCCTCACTCTCCATTTCTTCCTGTTCTGCATATGTCTCTTCCCTCTCTGTCTCATTGTATtgcctttctttctcattctgaactttttctgtctctggctcagttcCAAGACCTTCACTTTTACTCTGTTGAATTGATTCTGAGGCATTTTCATCTTAATATAGAGAATGAATAACAAACCTGttacaatcatattttaaatacaattgttaGGCTTTAgtgctaattaaatgtatgttcttgtaaaataattacttttccattcaaataatttaatgtctATCTTTCTTGTTATAAAACTCTAGCATATTCAGAATCCTTTATTGTCAGCCAGTTTAACAACACTTACCTGTAAGTGTCTGATTTggacatttaatttcatattagcATACAGCCTAAATCTATATATTCAACTCATTTAGAGCCTATGATGTGTTAGTCTCAACTAAGAcaagtgattataatgggagatATACTTACAATAATTAAACAGACAAACTGTCTGCTAACTGTTCTATATGATGATTTACCTGCTGGCTTGCTGGAGCTTTGAATCCATGTTTGCAATGTTGAACTGCCTTTAGCAGCctcccttctctctttctctctctgtctctgtcttcttttttgtgaaggcattgtttttttgttgttttttatggttgtcttgtctacaaagtgtgccaacaacagaaaatgtagttatttgtaTTAGATCTGATCTGATTGAGAgtacaattataatttgattagacAAGCAGCTTCTTAGAACGTGGATATGTTGTACAAGTTGTTAGCACTAGTAGAAGACCAAGAGCACAAAACATTACcgacataaatacaaaaaaaacaaacaaaaaaagactaaTTTCGCAGATTCAACCACTGTCTTGCATAGCCTACCTGTTAATGCAACAGCTTTCGTGAACTGTCGTGTTCACAAGCGCCGCAGACACATACTGTGAGTGATGCTGCGGAGTGCGGAGCGAGCGGGAAAACCTGGAGCGGATTCGCGGAATCAACGGAATGCTTTGATCGGAGCGGTGGGGAAGAGGGGCACCTCAGTCGATGAGGGCAGAGGGGCAGTGGCTCTGGCCACCGGGCCACCcccctgtgcacggccctgctctACTGTATTCTTAACAGACCCTCAGGTGCAGACGAACACATTCAGGGTGTCTGTAATGAGCCGATTTCGTGTATGAGTAAACAAGTCCTGTGACTGCAacatttaaattttcataaaattctgaaattatcGTACATTACAGGATTTTTTTCGTTATTGATCGTACATTGTACATAGGTAAAAATTATTGTACAAATACGATAATTATCGTACGTCTGGCAACActggacagagacagagaggtgCGCGCGCGCGAGACGAAGAGCGaacgagcgagagagagagagacgtgcagattctaaatattttaaattattttattatgttttaatggtATATGAAATGTCACCAAtagttattttttcattttatgccattatcataaaaaaatgaaagattacaATTCAGGCTATTTATAGAATGTGCTCGGCAGGCGACACCATGCGGGCTACCAGGTGCCATGTTGGAGACCACTGTTGTAGGGAGTGAAATTTAAGGTTAAAATTTATGTTCTATAACTTTAAATAAGATATAAAGGCAATATCGCGAGAACAGAGACCCGCGATTAGAGAATAGTGTGCGTGCAGTTAtgagaggtggagagagagagagagagagagagagagagagagatagagatgaaGCACACGGTGTAATCAGATGTGGCTAATTCCTAATGTTCTccttttcatgtttaataaatcaagtgttaTGATCCGCCGAGCTCCCTGTTGGTGTCCTCCTAACAACAAAGCCAACGAGCTAGCGCACGGTAAGAAACGACACGagttacattattattaggcaaattatagacgcataatattgttttaacaaaaataacgttattaaccgatATTTTTCCTACCCGAAACGGTCTCGGAACGGTAATAATTCAGAGGAACAAAAgcgttaaaatatcgattctgctcggagtgaaccgatataattttctttttgttttcaagcCCTGCAGCAGCGAACACACACCCAaactttctaaccattaggccctgactcccccccaccaaaaaaaaatttaCCCAGTTTATAAAAAGTGCACTTGTCATCAG
Coding sequences:
- the LOC113075279 gene encoding zinc finger protein 271-like isoform X3, which codes for MRDPEPCRMKHTEEQTELVEENEEDEERSQTKQKDLKKRRDKKSFTCTQCGRSLTNKQSLEVHMRIHTGQKQFPCDQCGKCFTQSSTLKDHMKIHTGEKPFECDQCGKTFLWASSLKGHLKVHSKEKPHSCALCGKCFSRLQSLKVHQKIHTGVREYMCFECEKTFIRAESLKQHQRIHTGEKPYKCSHCDKRFGQLATQRKHEMIHTGEKTFECSQCDKRFSRLGYLKTHERIHTGEKPYKCSHCDKRFSRLGDQKVHERIHTGEKPYKCSHCEKRFGQTGPLTKHERIHTGEKPYKCSHCDKRFGRTGSLTKHERIHTEEKPYKCSHCDERFGRTGSLTKHERIHTGEKPYTCDQCGKSLTNKYSLEIHMNIHSGEKPFPCDQCEKSFTQSSTLKDHMKIHTGEKPYECNQCGKTFLWASSLKSHLKVHSKEKPHSCALCGKSFSQLQHLKVHQKRHTGVREYMCFECEKTFITAENLQQHERIHTGEKPYKCSHCDKRFSQLGSLKIHERIHTGEKPYKCSHCDKRFSYLGYLKTHERIHTGEKPYKCSQCEKRFSRSGSLKTHERIHTGEKPYKCSQCEKRFSRSGSLKTHERIHTGDRSSSDPALSALMTHPHQT
- the LOC113075279 gene encoding zinc finger protein 271-like isoform X2; this encodes MRDSEPCRMNHTEDETELVEENEEDEERSQTKQKDLKKRRDKKSFTCTQCGRSLTNKQSLEVHMRIHTGQKQFPCDQCGKCFTQSSTLKDHMKIHTGEKPFECDQCGKTFLWASSLKGHLKVHSKEKPHSCALCGKCFSRLQSLKVHQKIHTGVREYMCFECEKTFIRAESLKQHQRIHTGEKPYKCSHCDKRFGQLATQRKHEMIHTGEKTFECSQCDKRFSRLGYLKTHERIHTGEKPYKCSHCDKRFSRLGDQKVHERIHTGEKPYKCSHCEKRFGQTGPLTKHERIHTGEKPYKCSHCDKRFGRTGSLTKHERIHTEEKPYKCSHCDERFGRTGSLTKHERIHTGEKPYTCDQCGKSLTNKYSLEIHMNIHSGEKPFPCDQCEKSFTQSSTLKDHMKIHTGEKPYECNQCGKTFLWASSLKSHLKVHSKEKPHSCALCGKSFSQLQHLKVHQKRHTGVREYMCFECEKTFITAENLQQHERIHTGEKPYKCSHCDKRFSQLGSLKIHERIHTGEKPYKCSHCDKRFSYLGYLKTHERIHTGEKPYKCSQCEKRFSRSGSLKTHERIHTGEKPYKCSQCEKRFSRSGSLKTHERIHTGDRSSSDPALSALMTHPHQT
- the LOC113075279 gene encoding zinc finger protein 260-like isoform X1 — translated: MRDSEPCRMNHTEDETDKTTIKNNKKTMPSQKRRQRQREKERREAAKGSSTLQTWIQSSSKPAELVEENEEDEERSQTKQKDLKKRRDKKSFTCTQCGRSLTNKQSLEVHMRIHTGQKQFPCDQCGKCFTQSSTLKDHMKIHTGEKPFECDQCGKTFLWASSLKGHLKVHSKEKPHSCALCGKCFSRLQSLKVHQKIHTGVREYMCFECEKTFIRAESLKQHQRIHTGEKPYKCSHCDKRFGQLATQRKHEMIHTGEKTFECSQCDKRFSRLGYLKTHERIHTGEKPYKCSHCDKRFSRLGDQKVHERIHTGEKPYKCSHCEKRFGQTGPLTKHERIHTGEKPYKCSHCDKRFGRTGSLTKHERIHTEEKPYKCSHCDERFGRTGSLTKHERIHTGEKPYTCDQCGKSLTNKYSLEIHMNIHSGEKPFPCDQCEKSFTQSSTLKDHMKIHTGEKPYECNQCGKTFLWASSLKSHLKVHSKEKPHSCALCGKSFSQLQHLKVHQKRHTGVREYMCFECEKTFITAENLQQHERIHTGEKPYKCSHCDKRFSQLGSLKIHERIHTGEKPYKCSHCDKRFSYLGYLKTHERIHTGEKPYKCSQCEKRFSRSGSLKTHERIHTGEKPYKCSQCEKRFSRSGSLKTHERIHTGDRSSSDPALSALMTHPHQT